The DNA region TCACTGGCTAGCTGGAAGAGTGCAGCAATGGCCTCCTCCCACCACTGGGATTCCTGTGTGATGAAGGGCAGCTCCATCAGGCCTAGGAGGAAGATCAGCTGGCCGACAGTCAGGGCCACCGTCGCCATCAGGTTACATGCCCGCATCATGTCAAACTGCACTTGAGGGACCAGAGAAAGAGCTGTGTCATTTTTACTGCTCTGTGATGGATGACGAGTTAGGTTGAGTCTAAATCCGAGGTCTTTATCTTTAAAGGGGAATGTAGTTTACATTTTTAGCAACATTGGCACGATAACAGTTTTATCATGAATGGTGAGGCATGTCTTTGTCTAATGTTAGTAGGCAGTGCTGCCCATTGTGCTCAGTAGAGTTGGCCAGCGGACTTTCACCCTTTTTCCTTGAATGAAAATTTCTCAATGGAGCTTAATTTAGCAAAGCAGCTAAATCCATCCCAACACTGACTCTGCCTGAAAACTCATCCACTTAGTGATTATACTCAACATAATGGCCCAACAAAAGATGCATTTGGCTTTAAAATATATCACATTCTGTTAAGTATTGGCTGGCTGCCATGTGCTACTGTTTACACCAATATATCAAATCATTGACCTCAAGCAAAGCACTTAGATGGGTCGTACATAACAATTTAATCTGTTCTTGTTCATTCTTTGAATTCAATAATTTGGCTTTGAGTTTGTAAATGTTAATCATCTCTGGCCCTACTACTGCATATGTTGCTGATGAGGACTATTAAATCTTGGATACACCAATCTATGAGTCAGCCAGTGTGATGAGAAAAAGGAAGTACACTGTGAAGTTAAAAATAGGACATAAATAACATCATTATATTGTGCTTTAAATCAGAAATAGCATAAAAACTTACATTTGACTGTGCTGCGGGACTCTTGGTAGCCTGCATAATCAGAGCCCCATCCCAGACCTTCGCACTGCCTCTGTGTCCCCTGCCCCCTTCTCCCAGCTTGGAGATCATCGCGGCCCCTTTCCCCACCAGTGGGGCACATCCTCCATAGTCCCACACTCCGCTTGCGTCCGTCCTCCAGGGCCTGCAGGACCCAGCTGGGGGTGAAGGCTGCGACATTGTTAAGGACCAGGGACAGCAGGGCTACTGCCACCGCTGCCGCCACCAGCCTCTGCACGGCCATGCGGCGCCCGACGCCCGCcacctctccccctccctcgTGTCCCTCCACCGACCCCTGATCCTCTGCGGTGTCCTGCCCGCTCCCTCGCCTATCCTCTGgggcagcagcaccagcagtgCTCTGGGCCTCCTggctcctctccacctcctcctccaccaccaccaccaccaccacctcctcctcctccagctgttaGCTAGTGTTGTCCCAGCTCACACAGAGGGAGAATTGGAAGTTGTCTTGCTTTGAGGCTTAGCTAAAGGACATCTCCATTCATCCTCATTCAGGAGTTGGATGTCGTTGCAGCAGATCCTCAGCCCTCCTCCTCAGATAGCACCGCGGGTACGCCGGGATTAATCCAACTGGCACCCAGGTCCATTCCACTGGCTCTGGCTGGCTGCAGCTTGACTCTTGGATCTTGCGTCTTGCTTGATTTCCTTTATCTTCCCTTCTTCTTCAGCGTGTTGCTTATTGCACTGGTCTGActtctgtgtgtgcagcagacCTCCCTGTGCAGgcagtagattttttttcttgtcctttCCCTTCAGCCACTTCACATTGCCTTCAGAAGAGTGCAGTTGCAAATAAGCAAAGATTCTTGGACAGCGTTGCTCAGAGCTGACTCGTCAGTGGCTTTACTGAGGCTTACCAAGACACTCTCTCAACTAAGAGAGCCCCTTCTGCCTGACTGGAACGAGAAGTCCTTTAACACACCTCCTTTtgcttctttctgtctttccctcGCTCCCTCACTCACTGTTTCTTCGCAAAATCCTTGAGGTCAGAGTTGAAATGTGGGGGAGTTGCTTCTCGTCACAGACTGAGACATCAGTTCACAACTGTAGCAAGCTTTTAACAGGCAGCTCCCTCCGTCATGAAcactttaaatgtgtgtgtgtgtcagtgtgtttgtgtgagagaatGTCCAAAAAGACCCCCTCTTAGACGTCACTGTTGTGTATTCTTTTGTCTGGAACCCAGGGGGCGTTCGCTAaagtcctctccctctctctcatgtGCAACAAACATATTGGCTGCCGCAGTCAGCCAGCAACAGGATGTGTTTCCTGAGAGGAAAAGAGGATGGGAAGAGGGGCCAAATGTAGACCTGttccttctcttgtctttcCTTTTCTGGCTCTCTAGATCTCGCCGCCCTGTGTGCAGCTCGCTGCATTTTTCTCAGCACTTTAAAATATCTCACGTTTCAGTTTCAGGATTGGTTTTTCTGTGACCATATAAAGCAAGTTTTTGGCCAAGAGTTGCTACTcttgctttctttttcttcacttGGCCTCCGTCCCCCCCCTCGTACAGCAGGGCCCCTAAAGATTTGGGGTATTTCCTGTTGCCTAACTTTAATAAACAGCTCACATCTGTATCAGCTAAAGTACGGAGGAGGGAGGTGGACGCAAATAGAGACCAGATGGCTGTGGAATCTTAAATCTGGAAttgaagcaaaagaaaaaaagggggtaGAGGGGCTGATTTACGTCAgcaagacaaaagaaaaaaaggaaagacagaTAGAAAGCACGCCTCTTGCTTTGTGTTAAAGTCCTGCACATATTCTTACATCGCTGTGCTTATACGATGTGTATGTGCAGGAGATTTTTGTTATAATCGTggtaaatgttgaaataatacTACAATCTTAGAGATCTGGCCAGTGagaacaaatacatttttgggaCAGCTTTGTCACAAAATTCTTACGTGCACACTAAGGGTTGCAAATATAAACCTGAACTATAAAAAATTCTGTGTAACTGTATTTACTGTTGAATACTAGATTTCCAATGCAGTGAGCCACATGTTACCCCTACAAACAACCcatttctcttttctctgtagTAAAGCAGTATGGGAAAACATGGCACGGATGTGTGTGAAAACCCGCCGACTGGATGTGGCACGCGTGTGCCTTGGGAATATGGGAAATGCCAGGGCAGCAAAAGCACTAAAGGAGGCGGAGGCTGAGCCTGAGCCAGAAGCACAAGTGGCAATGTTGGCCATTCAGCTCGGCATGCTGGTGAGATATTCAACTATTAGAGTGTAAATAacggatatatatatattcactgCTTCACTCACAAATAGGCTAATAGAATAGCTTGTGCCCATTTTCCTCTGTCCTATTTATGGGGTACCTTAaagacagattttattttatttctctgtgtttggcTATAAGGTAGCcttaattttacatttaagcTTTTGAAATTCTACATATGACAGatagagacatgaaatataTATTGAGTGATGTACTATTCattcttttattcattcatcatttttagtctgagaaaacattcaaaaacagaaaaaaaaattgcaatagAGAAAATATAAGATGATAAAGACAGAAAGGCCACTCCCTCGTTCCAGAATACAGTCCACCCAGGCATATTTATTCTGTTCTTCTTGAATAACCCCAAAGCCATGGTCCAACATAATGCCACATCCTTTGGCTACAAATCACACGCCCTCTTTTTAGGCCGCCGCATTGCACCATGTAAAGACCGTGGGACTTTCCCAAACCAAAAGCACTCATCTTTCCATCATCTTTTCCTGTCCTCCAATAGGAAGATGCGGAAAAGTTGTACAAGAGCTGTCAGCGCTATGACCTGCTGAACAACTTCTACCAGGCTCTCGGCCAATGGCAGCAAGCtttggaaacagcagagagccaCGATCGGATCCACCTGCGCACCACCTACTACAATTATGCCAAATACCTTGAGTCCATGGGAGACAAGAGCCTGGCCCTCGTATAGTAAGACAGAATCTGTTGTGGTTTTATGTTAACGATGCAGTAGTTTTGGCATTTGTGTCTTACTGTGGAAACCAAGTGTGACTGTCAGCCTTGTTGTTACAGTTATGAgaactcagacacacacagagtcgaAGTACCCAGAATGCTCCAGGACGACACATCATCTCTAGAGATCTATGTTAACAAAATGAAAGACAAGTAAGTCCTGAGCCACTCttggtggtaaaaaaaaaaaagctttctgAAGAGGATAATGCATGATTCTCATACTGCCACATACACTAAGTTACATTTAAACAGCAGATCTGTCTTATCCATCTAGGAACATCTATAAGTGGTGGGCCCAGTACCTGGAGAGCCAGTCAGACATGGATTCAGCGCTGCGTTTCTATGAATGTGCCCAAGATTATCTCTCACTGGTTCGAGTCCAATGCTACATGGGGAACATTCAGAAGGTGACTCAGTTTGTATGAGGGGTGTCCTGTAACATGTATGTAATACTTTATCGAAACAAGTtacattttattcctttttagGTAATGCACATaagaaattacttttttttttttttttttttttaaatatagatGTTAATAACAGCCCTCCACAGTGACTTAACTCTCGTTATTTGCACTTGACCTATACTGTCCTACAAAGGCAAAAGACCTTAACTCACCAGAGTGTGGAACTGAGAAAAATTACTTTTAAGTTGTTTTGGTTTCcagccaaatgagttgttgGTATAATATTGGAAATGTGgcaattctttgttttttacgTGAAGTTATTTATCCACATAAAAATCTTTAGCTTCGACCTGACCTTTGACACTTATTTGGAATTTAAAGTACTCTGCTTTTGCATTGTCTTCAAAATAATAAGGGGTCATTTACTCGGTTCACTGACATCAACGTCCATTCAATCTCTCACTTTGTTGTCAATGAACGTGACAAATATATGGTATGCTGATAATTACAACCTAGATGAAATCTACTAATTTATCATTAAACTATCCACTTAATACGATAATGTAATATGAAtaagaatcaatcaatcaatgtgtAGGGTTTTTTAAAACCACTTTACTTTGTTTTTGATTGTACATTACCAGCTCACATCAGCAGGATCTAATTGGGCAAACTAATGTTTGtattgaataaaaataaaaccttaaAGTATCATTTTTCCTAACCCTCAAAATTGCAAGTAGCTACACAAAAAAACTCTAAAAGATAAACAAGCATTCTAGgcacaacaaaaaaagccaaGGAACCTTAAGTGACATTACGGAATTTTGTTCTGGTTTTTCCTTTTtctagttaaaggtccagtgtgtagaatctAGGGGGGTATATTAGCaggaatggaataaaatattgtatgctttctttagtgtaaattcacctgaaaataacaatttttgtgttttaattagcttagaatgagccattaatatctacatagggagcaagtccttgtccacagagtccgccatgttgcaccgtcAATTCCACAGTAAcacagagtggacaaaccaaacactggctctagatagggccattctcatttttgcattggccaccgTATTTAGCAGCCTCTCTGCAACAAGCTGAACaccattggaaaaacactgatttttaatgtgaaactgatttattcagtgtttttactggtttaaatcactgggtccatttgtcAGAATAGGAGGAGACTTCTGCGGAAAATTCGGCTctcggtaaaaacctcctgaatatctggatcttaaattatcagagaaaaaaggtgagcacacatcagcaggtgcttggctagcagcctgtctgtaATGAGCGGAACAGTGTTGAAGAAACatgtgaaacagctttatttagtgtttttacaggtGTTAATCGCCTGGTAAGTTTGTATTGGAGAGGacgagacctctgtggataattcggctcacaataaagaaaaaaaacccctcttgaacaatgaacattgaaggaatcctaactgggagttcacacttggcacatggaagaagtttcatctgattgcaatctgcaatcctcatcTCCAGATGTCACAAAatccacacactgctcctttaagtaaaGCAAACACAACCTGctttttttcagcaaaaagcAACACAGGATATTTGTTTATATGAAAGAGCAGGTCTTTATTGttccaaaaacaacaaaaagtcaTTCTTTTGCCTTTGTTTGGCAGCTTAGGTACATATTGTGCTGATAAACATCCAGTAGTAATATTGATATACTGTGCTGTCCATAAATGTGAGAATATGTATTCATGTCTTTTACCAGGCATCTGAGATAGCCAATGACACAGGTGACAGGGCAGCATCATACCACCTGGCCAGACACTATGAGGGCCATGATGATATCAGACAGGCTGTCCACTTCTACACACGAGCCCAGGCCTACAACAATGCCATACGACTTTGTAAGGTAAAGCACTGGAACTGTGTACTCTGAATACCCAACATACAGGTATTcatgaattattttttcatgatattctTTGGCAGAAATGCTGATTGTTCATTCATCACTTCAGTCTTCCCCTCAGTGagttgttcatgtgtgtgtgtcctgtctgaACAGGAGAATGGTCTGGATGATCAGCTGATGAATCTGGCTCTGCTCAGTAACGCAGAGGACATGATGGAGGCTGCCTGTTACTACGAGGAGAAAGGCACCCACATGGACCGAGCCGTCTCACTCTACCACAAGGTCCCTCACAACATGTCTGCTTTTTCTGAATAACTGAGGTTATGCTCAGGTTGATGCATTCTAAATATCTCCACAAGGGGGCATTATTGCGCTGTATATTTGAAgccagaggattttttttttttttttttttttttttttttgttacagcaTGATGTCTTTTTTCTAATTTCTCCACTGTAGGCTGGTTACGTCTCCAAAGCTCTGGAGCTGGCCTTTGCCACCAAGCAGTTCTCTGCACTCCAGCTGATTGCTGAGGATCTAAATGAGTACTCTGACCCAGCCCTCCTCGCACGCTGCTCCGACTTCTTCATCACGCATTCCCAGTATGAAAAGGCTGTGGAGTTACTGGTAGCAGCCAAGAAGGTACCTGTTTGTTACACATCATCACCCATACATGAAAATATCAGTTCATATCTGCGTTCTTatgtgtgtcttttcatttgtgtgtacatgtaaaGTATCATCAAGCCCTGGAGCTGTGTGTGACCCAAAGCTTGACCATCACAGAGGAGCTGGCAGAGAGAATGACTGTGACTGATTCAAAAGACTTGTCTGAAGAGGCCCGAAAGGAGCTGCTGGAGAGGATAGCAGACTGCTGCATGCGTCAGGGCAATTATCACTTAGCCACGAAGAAATACACACAGGCTGGCAACAAGCTCAAGGTAATGCTGTTATGTGTAGTAAACGCTGTACAAGGGTGGGTAGAATCTGTCTTTCATGATCAAAAGACAGGTGGTGCTTCTTTGGCAAAAAtaagtgaaataaaaagaagaTTACTGGCTCAAAAATACACTTGAATGAAGAGTAGAGGTACACTTTAGAAAAATGAACTTGATCAGCAACATGtgcagttcacacacacaaatatgatgCACGTTCATATATGCCAGTGTTAAACCTAAATAATGTTGGTTATTTTTCCCAACAGGCCATGAGGGCACTCCTCAAGTCAGGTGACACAGAGAAAATAGTATTCTTCGCCACTATTTCTCGCCAGAAGGAGCTTTTCATCATGGCCGCCAACTACCTCCAGTCTCTGGACTGGCGGAAGGATCCAGAGATCTTGAAGACAATCATTGGTTTCTACACCAAAGGCAGGGCACCAGACCTACTGGCTGGCTTCTATGAAGCCTGTGCTCAGGTGGAGCAATACGTCATAAAAATATCCATTGATTTAGTGGTGTTTGTTGTTAGTGCTTGTTTGGATGTGAGTTGACAATAAGCAGTTTGGAAGAAGTCTGTTAAATTAAAGGCTGTGGTCTCATATAAGCCTGTTCTGTTGGATAATTGTTACCCCTCTATTTCTGGTGATATGTCATTTATAATAGTTGCAAtagagaaaatacatttgtcaaATAACTGTTtctctttgctgctgttgtttaccATTGTTAAGGTGGAGATTGATGATTACCAGAACTATGAAAAGGCTTTAGACGCTTTGACTGAGGCTTACAAGTGCCTCTCAAAAGCAAAGGACTCTTCATCTGGACAACATGATGTAAAACTGGCTGACCTGCAGCACAGAGTCACACTAATCAAGAAGTTTGTCCTCGCACGCAGGTAAGAATATaactcacattttattttgcatctTGATAAGTCCATCTTTTTTCCTTCAGAAACAGACACTTTGTTGTGGAAGGTGTTTTTAGTTGCCTTTGTCCTCTGTCTGCAGGCTGTATGCAGAGGATGCTGGTGAGGCAGTGCGGTTATGTGAAGCTTTGCTGGAGGAGCCTGAGTTGGACCCTGCGGTCAGGATTGGCGATGCATTTGGATTCTTGGTAGAACACCACTGTCAGCAAGCCAACTACCAAGTGGTGACTACCATGTTTTCCTACTTTTTTAATTAGTTGAAATGACGATTGATTGTTAATGTCTCCAGATTTATGGCTCTTCTTTCCATCTTTCTCCTCAAGGCCTACCGTAAGCTGGAGGAGCTCCAGAAGCTTTTGCCATCGCAGAACGTCAGGTACTACGTTAGCCAGGCCAGCCTAGAGGCCCTGCAGAAAGAGTTGGGTATACCCATGGAGCGTGGTGAACACAGGCACAATgtgaaggaggaggatgaagtgGAGGAAGACTTAAATGTCTCTTAAAGAAATCTTACTTACGATTTTTTAATGATATgatatattttcatgtatttggATTCAAGAATCTGCATTTTCAAGGGCATGAATATGCAAGAGTGCACTTTTTGAGACCGGAGACGACTGTGCAGTTGGCGTCAGAGTCACCAACAGAAGTCACATTGGTGAAATGAGCACAGTAGTTGCTTGTAACTGAGGGCACTTGTCTATCACATACATGGACGAGCACTGTGGAGCAAAGACAGAAGAGACGAGAGGAGAAAAAGTGACACCAAGACCACGTGAGGTTATTTAAAATCTTCCACACTCTTAAAGACAGGGTGTCTCCTACCTCATAAACCAATATTGTGACCTGCAATATATTAAAGTGCAACTGTAAAGTGTGATAGAGGACGAAGTCAAAGAATCAACATAAGGGGCTCTAATTGTATAGTTTTGATATATTAATGGTCATATTCACAtaaatttaaacaatatttcAGTCTAATGTAGAGGTCGTGTATTCAGATATACACTAGATTGTCTAAATTCCACTGAATCTTCACTATATGTTGAACACAGATTATTGCCTTTCATCTGAATTTTATATTTAACATGTTTGCTGTAGATTTATCCCCACATCTAATGATAAGGTTTACAATCATTTGGTACaatgtattttgtattcaaTTAATGTATTAAATGTAAGTATCCTCTGTGTCAAAAGTCAAATTTCTGTAAAGAATTTTTCAGCTATTTTTGATAACATGTGAGTCGATTTCTACGTAGCACGTGAATTTATGTGTTTTACACTACTATTGTTCCTATATATTGTTAAAGTTcctataataaaatatttttaaaattaaactgCATTGTATGTATGAGACAATACCCATTATTTAACCATAACATGAAGCCAGTGTTGTCACCAGTGTTGGgaaagttacttttaaaatgtactaCCAGATGCTCTGTAAAAATTGTAATGATTAGTCTAACTATTTTAATTACCTCATCAAAGTAGTGTAACTTAATACATTTGATTACATTTCTAAGAAATGCAATAAGActgaaaaatgtctgaaaattgGCTATGTCAAAAGAAGGTATTCCTGCATGGCGAACAGATGCAAAGTAACACAAGTAATGTTATATTCTATATATAAACTTTTTGCCAGAATAATACATGTGGATGTAACTAATTTGGAATCGCCAACATTTTGATTGGGAACTGtatataattactttttttcttaGCAACTGTAttgattacatttacatttatttgtcatttgattacatgtaactagttaccCTCCAGCACTGGGTCTGTTACAGTGATATACCAGCCCATCAAGCTTAGTCGTTTCCTACTGTAGCCACAAGATGGCGCTGCTTTCAAAGACATTTACTAACCTGGTAAATGTTAGAAGCAGTGGCTCAAATACATTTCAGTGGAGAGTTAGAAAGGCATGGTCCGGCCTTGTTGGTTTCCAGGTTGAAACAATCAAGGCTAAATCACATCTAAGCaataatttaaagggatagttcagattttttaaagtggggttgttAAGGTACCTATCCATAGACAGTACAttgcatacagtagatgtcagtcggcaggTCCCCAGtatggagaagcaggctgggaGCTAAGTGagctactgctgtggagggttagcaacaaaacatattgtaGCCACCTAAAAAACGTCCCACCTAGAATAATCATCAgattaagtgtatgctatactgagaatattttcactgctttcagACAGTGATTTTCTAATGGGAAAGTGAACCAGCCAGACTCcaatgagaaaaacagtgatttaacaatgctgaacacaggagctgctggtctaccactgcctcaaacaGTTAttctttttgtgttattgtgtgactttggcgtaTAAAAGGGTAAACTAGTATTCACcaaagttacacaataacacaaattaactaactgattgaggcagcggtagactagaaactcctgtgttcagtgagctaaaattatgtttttgtcaatggcatgtggtggctttgacgagagcgtAGCTAGGAGCTGTTAACGGCTTCTCTGAGTAAACAGGTTGtctgataaaaacacaaagtggtgaaaatattctcaatataacctgcacttaaactgatattgatatttttaggcgggatttttttaggtggctaatatgttttgttgcggaccccatccacagcaatacattgcttagcttctttGCCAGACTCCAGTCAGCTTCTCCCAAATGGGGATGTGCTGACTGACATGTACTGTTTGTAATACACTAACTATGGATAAGTAACcaatacaaccccactttaaaaaaaaaaatctgaactatccctttaatgtaaGCGTATGTGGTTTCCATACAGCCTATTTATGTAACACAAAGGAAGTAACGCTTTAATCCTCAACGGTTGGTTAAAGTCAAATACACCGTTAAATTTACTTATTTCTGAATATTTACAGTATCATTTGTATCTGCAAAAAGTGGTAGCTTGTTAATCTCCGATATAAAATGGAATAAACTAAAAATAACCGTTGTCTACAACAGGTTTTGTCTCTGTTGTCGAGCCATGGCAACTTATTGTTGGTGGATACagtgagctgctgctgacagtggATAAAGATGGACACACAGGTAACTTCAAATGAACTTCAGGAGCGACTTCAAGCTCTGACAGAAGAAAATGTAAGTAAAATACACTTGTCAGTCTTCATATGCGGGTTTATACCGGGTTATACGCACTTTTTACTCTTAAACAAGGCCATTTTTAGCTAGGTAACGTCAGTTGGTCTGTGAGGTAAGCTAGTTTACTGGGGCAAGTGAGCACTCAGGTAGTTAGCATAACTGTCCATGAGGTGTAGCTACAACACAGCCAACATGGAAAGTGAATATTGCGCCTTTGTCTCCTCATTGTACCAACCGTTTCTGTTCACCTCACTTTAGTTGCAGCTGCGTGACAAGAATGACCGCCTCCTCACCAAAGTGGGCTACCTGGAGAGCAGACTGGGCCACCTGGCCAGCTCCAACACAGACCTGTCCTGCAGGCTGG from Epinephelus fuscoguttatus linkage group LG20, E.fuscoguttatus.final_Chr_v1 includes:
- the tmem204 gene encoding transmembrane protein 204; its protein translation is MAVQRLVAAAVAVALLSLVLNNVAAFTPSWVLQALEDGRKRSVGLWRMCPTGGERGRDDLQAGRRGQGTQRQCEGLGWGSDYAGYQESRSTVKLQFDMMRACNLMATVALTVGQLIFLLGLMELPFITQESQWWEEAIAALFQLASFVLVIGLVTFYRIGPYTHLSYSCYLDIAACLLATMAAAMLIWNILHRRDDCLAPRVIIISRSLASPFHPRLDNDYVESPC